One stretch of Arachis duranensis cultivar V14167 chromosome 1, aradu.V14167.gnm2.J7QH, whole genome shotgun sequence DNA includes these proteins:
- the LOC107465446 gene encoding uncharacterized protein LOC107465446: MTYTRTEVPPRLSPESSTGSPGSVRLEERQTDSNVGGGTNAKVISDVAKQPESSNSKNPVHVEKASFLFGKNLGDETVNVTVPDLVESDLHAVHVDHAQHEDLEGWTQVIRKGKYKMGQKPSSSTHQVQPKAKKTPNKATSTWTRPNHQRTTHATRSKVKLSRGINIGKSVSVASSGTRHNVHHQQQCETTNGTVRKRPRPNSLQNSPVDKDGASTAAWNVRGASNKMARMHCKNLLGFHCVGIEEAVGHRGGIWFLSSIANSSCVVIDQIDQCITVKVSVGHNRPWMAIGDFNEIVAPDESTGAYFSSHRASLLATTLDDCELFDLKVTGRRYTWYRAVQASRDLAKRLDRALVNEAWMSMFPEGYSEILTMFPEGYSKILSRLHSDHCPILVRCHGSPRVKGSRPFRFQAAWATHPSYKHVISKAWNQEFGGVTERLKMVQQASLDFNSKIFGNIFVRKNKLEYQIDQIQRRLEVTDVLSLRIKEAELREDYNRLLLNHNRVHGLYVRDGSWSTDPDVLQEESLSFYKNLFGTTEEVEVDCLGDVPMPTLSTEACARLIDHVSFAEVKSAVFSMSPFKAPGPDGFQAYFFKEYWEIVGTEIWNIVRSAFLGEFLNPSIMETLIVLIPKIDNPTFMKDFRPISLCNVVYKIITKVLTN, from the exons ATGACTTACACACGCACCGAAGTTCCACCACGTCTTTCGCCGGAATCCTCCACAGGATCTCCTGGATCAGTTCGCCTGGAAGAACGGCAA ACTGACAGCAATGTAGGAGGAGGAACTAATGCCAAGGTGATCAGCGATGTAGCAAAACAGCCAGAaagctcaaattcaaaaaatccaGTGCATGTAGAAAAGGCAAGTTTTCTTTTTGGCAAGAATCTTGGAGATGAGACTGTAAATGTTACTGTCCCGGATTTGGTGGAGAGTGATTTGCATGCTGTTCATGTAGACCATGCACAACATGAGGATTTGGAAGGTTGGACTCAAGTGATTAGGAAAGGAAAGTATAAAATGGGTCAAAAGCCTTCTTCTAGTACCCATCAGGTCCAACCAAAAGCAAAGAAGACTCCTAACAAGGCTACCAGTACTTGGACAAGGCCTAACCACCAACGTACAACACATGCTACTAGATCCAAAGTAAAATTAAGCAGGGGCATCAATATTGGAAAATCGGTTAGTGTGGCTTCTTCGGGGACCCGGCACAATGTTCATCATCAGCAGCAATGTGAGACAACAAATGGCACTGTGCGTAAGCGTCCTCGCCCAAACTCTTTGCAGAATTCACCGGTAGATAAGGATGGAGCATCGACGGCAG CCTGGAATGTGAGGGGTGCGTCTAACAAGATGGCCCGTATGCATTGTAAAAATTTG TTGGGTTTTCATTGTGTTGGTATTGAGGAAGCAGTAGGACACAGGGGTGGCATTTGGTTTCTATCTTCTATTGCTAATTCTTCTTGTGTGGTTATTGATCAAATTGACCAATGTATCACAGTGAAAGTGAGTGTGG GCCATAATAGACCATGGATGGccattggtgattttaatgagATTGTGGCACCAGATGAGAGTACAGgtgcttatttttcttctcacaGAGCTAGTCTATTAGCTACTACCCTAGATGACTGTGAGCTCTTTGATCTTAAAGTAACTGGTAGGAGATATACTTGGTATAGAGCAGTTCAGGCTAGCAGGGACTTGGCTAAAAGGTTGGATAGAGCTCTAGTTAATGAGGCGTGGATGTCAATGTTTCCTGAGGGTTATTCTGAAATTCTGACAATGTTTCCTGAGGGTTATTCTAAAATTCTTAGCAGGCTTCATTCTGATCATTGTCCTATTTTAGTTCGTTGTCATGGTAGCCCCAGAGTGAAAGGTTCTCGTCCTTTTAGGTTCCAAGCTGCGTGGGCAACACATCCTTCTTATAAACATGTTATTAGTAAGGCTTGGAATCAAGAGTTTGGAGGCGTTACTGAAAGGCTTAAGATGGTTCAACAGGCTTCTTTGGACTTTAACTCaaagatttttggaaatatTTTTGTGCGAAAAAATAAGCTGGAATATCAGATTGATCAGATTCAACGGCGTTTGGAGGTTACCGATGTGTTATCTCTGAGAATTAAAGAAGCTGAACTGAGGGAAGATTATAATAggcttttatt AAACCATAATAGAGTACATGGATTATATGTTAGAGATGGGTCTTGGTCTACTGATCCAGATGTTCTCCAGGAAGAATCCCTCTCTTTTTACAAGAATCTCTTTGGTACAACGGAAGAGGTTGAGGTTGATTGTTTAGGGGATGTTCCGATGCCTACTCTAAGCACTGAGGCTTGTGCTAGGTTAATTGACCATGTCTCTTTTGCGGAAGTCAAGTCAGCAGTATTCAGTATGAGCCCTTTTAAGGCTCCTGGTCCAGATGGCTTTCaagcttatttttttaaagaatattggGAGATAGTAGGCACTGAGATTTGGAATATTGTCCGGAGCGCTTTTTTGGGAGAGTTCTTAAATCCTAGCATCATGGAAACTCTGATTGTGCTTATTCCTAAAATTGATAATCCTACCTTTATGAAGGATTTCAGGCCTATTAGCTTGTGTAATgttgtttataaaattatcaccAAAGTATTGACTAACTGA